From the Anaerolineales bacterium genome, one window contains:
- the xth gene encoding exodeoxyribonuclease III — translation MRLVTWNVNGLRSLLKREGWNWVAAQKPDVVCHQEIKVMPEQLGADQLAAFTGYETVWNPAEKPGYSGVATFTKLKSAAEIGFGQSKFDSEGRLIQTHFDDFELLNVYFPSGTSGMHRVEFKLEFYAALLEYIKALRAQGKSVIITGDFNTAHNEIDLARPKSNQRTSGFMPIEREALGKYFESGLVDSFRQLNPDKVQYTWWSQRSPSARANNIGWRLDYFLVSEDLFPQVKSVTIFDQVAGSDHCPVMLELK, via the coding sequence ATGAGATTGGTCACTTGGAACGTGAATGGGTTACGTTCGCTGTTGAAACGCGAGGGTTGGAATTGGGTTGCGGCGCAAAAGCCGGATGTGGTCTGCCATCAGGAGATCAAAGTGATGCCTGAGCAGTTGGGCGCCGACCAGCTGGCTGCCTTCACTGGCTACGAAACCGTGTGGAACCCGGCGGAGAAGCCGGGGTACAGCGGTGTGGCGACGTTCACCAAACTGAAAAGTGCGGCTGAGATTGGCTTCGGCCAGTCCAAGTTCGACAGCGAAGGCCGCCTGATCCAAACCCACTTTGATGACTTCGAGTTGTTGAACGTTTATTTCCCCAGCGGCACCAGTGGCATGCACCGCGTGGAGTTCAAGCTAGAATTCTATGCGGCCTTGCTGGAATATATCAAGGCGCTGCGCGCCCAAGGCAAGAGTGTGATCATCACTGGCGATTTTAACACTGCGCACAACGAGATCGACCTGGCGCGCCCCAAGAGCAACCAAAGGACTTCCGGCTTTATGCCGATCGAGCGCGAAGCGCTGGGCAAATATTTTGAGAGCGGCCTGGTGGACAGCTTCCGGCAGCTTAACCCCGACAAGGTCCAATACACTTGGTGGTCGCAGCGCTCGCCCAGCGCGCGGGCCAACAATATTGGCTGGCGGCTGGACTATTTCCTGGTGTCGGAAGATTTGTTCCCCCAGGTCAAAAGCGTGACCATCTTTGATCAGGTCGCAGGCTCCGATCACTGCCCGGTGATGCTTGAGCTGAAGTGA
- the hisS gene encoding histidine--tRNA ligase has product MANIVQAVRGTQDYYPEDMAVRNWLYSQMRSVSESFGYQEYDGPFLERFDLYAAKSGAELVEKQSYVFEDRGGEKIALRPELTPTLARMVASRQRQLTYPLRWWSFGPFWRYEKPQKGRSREFFQWNIDMIGEDSPEADAELAAVAAAFLRSVGLQPSEAQVMVNNRQLMQQELEALGIPAAKHKLVFSLVDRRDKLSAAAWNEYGAELGLSQAELGGIQKIISDQQLWKKSPSLVRFFEAVAAHNASDYVRFGPQIIRGLDYYTGTVFEAWDTAGEFRAIFGGGRYNDLVNAVGGDPVPAVGFAVGNVVISLMLKALGRLPQLSAGAPIYVTVFGEEQLAASLTLAAELRSAGLAVASHLAADKLQKQFKQADRLGAKVVLVLGPDELQQKQVTLKDLRSGEQRNLPRAELATELKRILSAT; this is encoded by the coding sequence ATGGCAAATATTGTGCAGGCGGTGCGCGGCACCCAGGACTATTACCCCGAAGACATGGCGGTGCGCAATTGGCTGTACAGCCAGATGCGCTCCGTATCCGAATCGTTTGGCTATCAGGAATACGACGGCCCTTTCCTGGAGCGCTTTGACCTGTACGCTGCCAAATCCGGCGCCGAGCTGGTGGAAAAACAGTCCTACGTCTTTGAAGACCGCGGCGGCGAAAAGATCGCCCTGCGCCCGGAGCTAACCCCGACCCTGGCCCGCATGGTGGCCAGCCGCCAGCGTCAGCTGACCTATCCACTGCGCTGGTGGTCCTTCGGCCCTTTCTGGCGCTACGAGAAGCCCCAAAAGGGCCGCAGCCGCGAGTTCTTCCAGTGGAACATCGACATGATCGGCGAAGACTCGCCTGAAGCCGATGCCGAGCTGGCCGCCGTGGCGGCCGCCTTCCTGCGCAGCGTAGGTCTGCAGCCCAGCGAGGCGCAGGTGATGGTCAATAACCGCCAGCTGATGCAGCAAGAGTTAGAGGCGCTGGGCATCCCCGCCGCCAAGCACAAGCTGGTCTTCAGCTTGGTGGATCGGCGTGACAAGCTCAGCGCGGCCGCCTGGAATGAGTATGGCGCTGAACTGGGCCTCAGCCAGGCCGAGCTGGGCGGCATTCAAAAGATCATCAGCGACCAACAACTGTGGAAGAAGTCGCCCAGCCTGGTGCGCTTCTTCGAGGCCGTGGCCGCCCACAACGCCAGCGACTACGTGCGCTTTGGCCCGCAGATCATCCGCGGGCTGGATTATTACACCGGCACCGTTTTCGAAGCCTGGGACACCGCCGGCGAGTTCCGCGCCATCTTTGGCGGCGGGCGTTACAACGACCTGGTCAATGCCGTGGGCGGCGACCCCGTGCCAGCGGTCGGCTTTGCCGTAGGCAATGTGGTCATCAGTCTGATGCTCAAGGCCCTAGGCCGCCTGCCGCAACTGAGCGCCGGCGCCCCCATCTATGTCACCGTCTTCGGCGAAGAGCAGCTGGCTGCCAGCCTGACTCTGGCAGCCGAGCTGCGCAGCGCCGGCTTGGCAGTCGCCAGCCACCTGGCCGCCGACAAACTGCAAAAGCAGTTCAAGCAAGCCGACCGGCTGGGGGCCAAGGTCGTTTTGGTGTTGGGGCCGGACGAGCTGCAGCAAAAGCAGGTCACGCTCAAAGATTTGCGCAGCGGCGAACAGCGCAACCTGCCCCGGGCGGAACTGGCGACGGAACTCAAGCGCATACTCAGCGCAACGTGA
- a CDS encoding cytochrome P450, whose translation MLNTEMISSSQKLPTPPMLSGGLPYIGHVLEFYRDQENFFRRGYQTHGNVFGIKLLGQPMAILVGPQQQSFFFRSTDKQLDMEKPYAFLAAMFGRIAFLGSHETYKQHRPVLHSLFGRDQMVGYLPVMSRAIKAWVDSLGESGEMEITTQMTELVKEVAGRCFLGDAVHERLEAEGFWAQYDALSASLDPLLYNLPLPKFARRDAAKQKIRAILQPLIEERRANPVDDGFQYLLDQPDGSGQPLPDEIVANFFAALMFAGHETTAGQAAWSVIHLIENEAYRQRLAAEVERVLGGLDEVSHMHMREFTLVNAAVQETGRLRPSAETLIREVKEDIELDGYRIPAGWFVMTSTAAAHFIPEYFADPYRYDPERFSERKEGGGFELLTFGGGLHKCTGMNFARTEMSIILAMLFRDYDLELITPPEELRVERSGSSKPTPTVVRYKRK comes from the coding sequence ATGCTCAACACCGAGATGATCTCTTCCTCTCAAAAATTGCCCACACCGCCCATGCTCAGCGGCGGTTTACCGTATATCGGCCATGTTCTGGAGTTTTACCGCGATCAGGAGAACTTTTTCCGGCGCGGTTATCAGACACATGGCAATGTGTTTGGCATCAAGCTATTGGGCCAGCCGATGGCGATCCTGGTGGGGCCGCAGCAACAATCCTTCTTTTTCCGCAGCACAGACAAACAACTGGACATGGAAAAGCCGTATGCTTTCCTGGCGGCCATGTTTGGGCGCATCGCCTTCCTAGGCAGCCACGAAACCTACAAACAGCACCGGCCAGTGCTGCACAGTTTGTTTGGCCGGGACCAGATGGTGGGCTATTTGCCTGTAATGAGCCGAGCGATCAAAGCCTGGGTGGACAGCCTGGGCGAGAGCGGCGAAATGGAGATAACCACTCAGATGACCGAACTGGTCAAAGAAGTGGCGGGCCGCTGCTTCCTCGGGGATGCAGTCCATGAACGCCTGGAAGCCGAAGGCTTCTGGGCGCAGTACGACGCGCTGAGCGCCTCGCTGGACCCACTGCTGTACAACTTGCCGCTGCCCAAGTTCGCCCGCCGGGATGCCGCCAAGCAAAAGATCCGGGCCATTTTGCAGCCGTTGATCGAAGAGCGCCGGGCCAACCCGGTTGACGATGGTTTCCAGTATTTGCTGGACCAGCCGGATGGCAGCGGCCAGCCTTTGCCCGACGAGATCGTAGCCAACTTCTTCGCCGCGCTGATGTTCGCCGGCCATGAAACCACCGCCGGGCAGGCTGCCTGGTCCGTGATCCACTTGATCGAAAATGAGGCCTACCGCCAGCGTCTGGCCGCGGAAGTCGAGCGGGTGTTGGGCGGGCTGGACGAAGTTAGCCATATGCATATGCGTGAGTTCACGCTGGTCAACGCGGCCGTGCAGGAAACCGGCCGCCTGCGCCCCTCGGCCGAGACGTTGATCCGTGAAGTCAAGGAAGATATTGAACTGGATGGCTACCGCATTCCCGCCGGCTGGTTTGTGATGACCTCGACCGCGGCAGCCCACTTCATTCCGGAGTACTTCGCGGATCCGTATCGCTACGACCCAGAGCGCTTTAGCGAACGCAAAGAGGGCGGGGGCTTTGAGCTGTTGACCTTTGGCGGCGGTTTGCACAAATGCACTGGCATGAACTTTGCCCGTACTGAGATGTCCATCATCCTGGCGATGCTGTTCCGTGACTATGACCTGGAACTGATCACGCCGCCAGAAGAGTTGCGGGTGGAACGCAGCGGCTCCAGCAAGCCAACCCCAACCGTGGTGCGCTACAAGAGGAAGTAA
- a CDS encoding TetR/AcrR family transcriptional regulator: MRPQTQTDEAIFISISTVLLRQGYKALTLQNIAQQAQLSPAALSKRFGSKKAMLLAYYDFLIQITEASFAELSKRPLPLLEALTDLFTQWNQFIKKPSEYANLLMLYLNFDIDPQLVHKSRQRLRLVDDEVQKMLRAAVQRGELICEDIPNTSHTLQAAATGAALLWCKDEPGSDPKERIAASLRIILENREAS, translated from the coding sequence ATGCGCCCTCAAACACAGACTGACGAAGCCATTTTCATCAGCATCTCGACCGTGCTGCTCAGGCAGGGTTACAAGGCCCTCACCCTGCAAAACATTGCCCAGCAGGCCCAGCTCTCACCGGCCGCCCTCTCCAAACGCTTCGGCTCCAAGAAAGCCATGCTGCTAGCCTATTACGATTTCCTAATTCAAATTACCGAAGCCAGTTTTGCAGAGCTGTCTAAACGTCCGCTGCCATTGCTGGAGGCATTGACCGACCTTTTCACCCAATGGAACCAATTCATCAAAAAACCCAGCGAGTACGCCAACCTGCTGATGCTGTACCTGAACTTCGACATTGACCCGCAATTGGTGCATAAGTCCCGGCAGCGCTTGCGCCTGGTGGACGACGAAGTGCAAAAGATGCTTCGCGCCGCGGTGCAACGCGGCGAACTGATCTGCGAGGACATCCCCAACACGAGCCACACCCTGCAGGCCGCGGCCACCGGCGCGGCGCTGCTGTGGTGCAAGGATGAGCCGGGCAGCGACCCCAAAGAGCGCATCGCGGCCAGCCTGCGCATCATCCTGGAAAACCGAGAGGCAAGCTAA
- a CDS encoding YihY/virulence factor BrkB family protein: MSSFFELIRKTHDKYYLDNCPMLAAALAYYSFFSIFPFLLFLIYFGSEVLAVSGLQQELIHSLGQFLPTGAEAIAGVVTTTISHSRSLGWVGLVGLLWSASSIFAVLETALNRIWRTRARGFWRKRLMATLSILSLCLLFLVVIGLGHFLPSMLTLAEHPGTQWLGQLTAFVLLIVVISLLYTILPNRRIPPRIAWLAGLTAATLLFTARALFDLFIRSAFNNYGAVYGSLAWVVSLALWAYVVANLFLLGAELGSVLEKSEEKPV, translated from the coding sequence ATGTCCAGCTTCTTCGAACTCATCCGCAAAACCCATGACAAGTATTACCTCGACAACTGTCCGATGTTGGCGGCGGCCCTGGCCTATTACAGTTTCTTTTCCATTTTCCCCTTCCTGCTGTTTCTGATCTATTTCGGCAGCGAAGTGTTGGCGGTCAGCGGCCTGCAGCAGGAACTGATCCACAGCCTGGGGCAGTTTCTGCCCACGGGCGCCGAGGCGATCGCTGGCGTGGTGACCACCACAATCAGCCACAGCCGCTCGCTGGGCTGGGTGGGCCTGGTGGGCTTGCTGTGGAGCGCCTCTTCGATCTTTGCAGTGCTGGAGACAGCCCTCAACCGCATCTGGCGCACCCGCGCCCGCGGCTTTTGGCGCAAACGCCTGATGGCGACCTTGTCGATCTTGTCGTTGTGCCTGCTTTTTCTGGTGGTGATTGGCCTGGGGCACTTCCTGCCCAGCATGCTGACCCTGGCTGAGCATCCGGGCACACAGTGGCTGGGCCAGCTGACCGCTTTCGTGCTGCTGATAGTGGTGATCAGTTTGCTCTATACGATTTTGCCGAACCGGCGCATACCGCCGCGCATCGCCTGGCTGGCCGGCTTGACCGCGGCGACGCTGTTGTTCACAGCCCGGGCGCTGTTTGACCTTTTTATCCGTTCGGCTTTCAATAACTACGGCGCGGTGTATGGCTCGCTGGCCTGGGTGGTCTCCCTGGCGTTGTGGGCTTACGTGGTCGCCAACCTGTTCCTGTTGGGCGCCGAGCTCGGCTCGGTGCTGGAGAAGAGCGAGGAGAAACCGGTATGA
- a CDS encoding glucokinase, with the protein MKTSTQGLLLAGDIGATNTRLALFSAQDPYTAVHRAKFKGPRYARFGDILREFLADVHQPILAASLGAAGPVVEERVKLTNLPWTIDAQELRQEFGWQGVWLLNDLKAIASSVEHLPAADLHSLQSGLAEAQGSRFVIAPGTGLGVGYLVWNGQRYLPYATEAGHADFAPANALQDELLSFLRQRFPQVHVEHVCSGIGIPNIYDFLLASGRAQAPEWLAAQLAAAPDRTPVIVDAAMAGEPGSQICQQVIEIFVDVLAAEAGSLALTYGSTGGVYIGGGIPPRILPEFGRLNFAQKFAAKTAYESYLGRMPIHIILNTGAGLLGAAAYGWQQLSNIA; encoded by the coding sequence ATGAAAACGTCTACTCAAGGCCTTTTGCTTGCCGGTGATATTGGCGCCACCAATACCCGCCTGGCCCTCTTCTCGGCCCAGGATCCTTACACTGCTGTGCACCGCGCCAAATTCAAAGGCCCGCGCTATGCGCGTTTTGGCGACATCTTGCGTGAATTTCTGGCCGATGTGCACCAGCCCATCCTAGCCGCCAGCCTCGGCGCTGCCGGCCCGGTGGTCGAGGAGCGCGTCAAGCTCACCAACCTGCCCTGGACGATTGACGCCCAGGAACTGCGCCAGGAGTTTGGCTGGCAGGGGGTCTGGCTGCTCAACGACTTAAAGGCCATCGCCAGCTCGGTGGAGCATTTGCCCGCCGCTGACCTGCACAGCCTGCAAAGCGGCCTGGCAGAGGCGCAGGGCAGCCGCTTCGTGATCGCCCCCGGCACGGGCCTGGGCGTAGGCTACCTGGTGTGGAACGGGCAGCGCTACCTGCCCTACGCCACCGAGGCCGGCCACGCAGACTTCGCCCCCGCCAACGCCCTGCAAGACGAGCTGCTCTCCTTCCTGCGGCAGCGCTTCCCCCAGGTGCACGTGGAGCATGTTTGTTCCGGCATCGGCATCCCCAACATCTATGATTTCCTGCTGGCCAGCGGCCGCGCCCAGGCCCCAGAATGGCTGGCCGCCCAGCTGGCTGCCGCGCCAGACCGCACGCCGGTCATCGTCGATGCCGCGATGGCCGGGGAACCCGGCAGCCAGATCTGCCAGCAAGTGATCGAGATCTTCGTCGATGTGCTCGCCGCCGAGGCGGGCAGCCTGGCCCTCACCTACGGAAGCACGGGCGGCGTCTACATCGGCGGCGGCATCCCCCCGCGCATCCTGCCCGAATTTGGGCGCCTGAACTTTGCCCAAAAGTTCGCCGCCAAAACAGCCTACGAAAGCTACTTGGGCCGCATGCCCATCCACATCATCCTCAACACAGGGGCCGGCCTGTTGGGCGCCGCGGCCTACGGTTGGCAGCAACTCAGCAACATCGCTTAA
- a CDS encoding thioredoxin domain-containing protein: MPNRLADSNSPYLLQHQHNPVDWYPWGLEALQRAQTEDKPIFLSIGYAACHWCHVMAHESFEDPETAAYLNQHFINIKVDREERPDIDGIYMEAVVALTGSGGWPMSIFLMPDGRPFWGGTYFPPLPSHRMPSFRQVLEHIVGLWNGERDKVEAAGEQLREHLWQPLVTSDNNLLQAEELDKISMALAQAYDWHLGGWGHAPKFPQPMSIEFLLGRSTQGDKLAGDMARHALNAMALGGLYDVVGGGFARYSVDNLWLVPHFEKMLYDNAQLARAYLHGHLVTGDPHFRQVCEETLDFVLRELCDESGGFYSSLDADSEGHEGKFYVWSLEEIKQAIGDPLDRDLLLAAYGVTNQGNFEGKNILQRAKDDAELAEQFSLAAEQIPVRLRAGLDALLAARGGRIRPGTDDKVLTAWNGLMLIAFAEAARYLKRPDYLLAAQRNADFLLTQLQPTGRLLRSWRAGRAAHDAYLEDHAALGLGLLALYQSDPQPRWFAEAKRLAEDMLAHFSDPSGGFYDTRDDAEALITRPKDVQDNATPSGNALAGTLLLQLAAYEGNHSWRQQAESLLASILPQAVRYPTGFAQWLCAAQFALAEGREIALLGGLAEPATAALQETVWTRWRPFDVLAASPVPAPAGSPALLAERPLVDGQPSAYVCRNFACQLPVTTPEALAKQLGS, translated from the coding sequence ATGCCTAACCGCCTCGCCGATTCCAACTCCCCTTACCTGCTGCAGCACCAGCACAACCCGGTGGACTGGTATCCCTGGGGCCTTGAAGCGCTGCAGCGCGCCCAGACCGAAGACAAACCCATCTTTCTCAGCATCGGCTACGCCGCCTGTCACTGGTGCCATGTCATGGCCCACGAATCCTTCGAAGACCCGGAAACCGCCGCCTACCTCAACCAGCATTTCATCAACATCAAGGTCGACCGTGAAGAGCGCCCCGACATTGACGGTATTTATATGGAAGCGGTCGTAGCGCTCACCGGCTCCGGTGGCTGGCCGATGAGCATCTTCCTCATGCCGGATGGGCGGCCTTTCTGGGGCGGCACCTATTTCCCACCTCTCCCCAGCCACCGCATGCCCTCTTTCCGCCAGGTGCTGGAACATATCGTGGGTTTATGGAATGGGGAGCGGGATAAGGTGGAAGCCGCCGGCGAGCAGTTGAGAGAGCATCTCTGGCAACCACTGGTTACCAGCGACAACAACCTTCTACAGGCGGAAGAACTGGACAAGATCTCCATGGCGCTGGCCCAGGCCTATGACTGGCATCTGGGTGGCTGGGGACACGCCCCCAAGTTCCCGCAGCCGATGAGCATCGAGTTCCTGCTGGGGCGCAGCACTCAGGGCGACAAGCTGGCCGGCGATATGGCCCGCCATGCCCTGAATGCCATGGCGCTGGGCGGTCTCTACGATGTAGTGGGCGGTGGTTTTGCCCGCTACAGTGTGGACAATCTGTGGCTGGTGCCGCACTTCGAGAAGATGCTTTACGACAATGCCCAGTTGGCCCGTGCCTACCTGCACGGCCATCTGGTCACGGGGGACCCACACTTCCGCCAGGTCTGTGAGGAAACTCTGGATTTCGTGCTGCGCGAGCTTTGTGATGAAAGCGGCGGCTTTTACAGCAGCCTGGACGCCGACTCTGAAGGACACGAAGGCAAGTTCTATGTCTGGAGCCTGGAAGAGATCAAGCAAGCCATTGGCGACCCGCTTGACCGGGACCTGCTGCTAGCCGCCTACGGCGTCACCAACCAGGGCAATTTTGAAGGCAAGAACATTCTGCAGCGCGCCAAGGATGACGCCGAGTTGGCCGAGCAGTTCAGCTTGGCGGCAGAGCAGATTCCAGTTCGCCTGCGCGCCGGCCTGGATGCCTTGCTGGCTGCCCGCGGCGGCCGCATACGTCCTGGCACAGACGACAAGGTGCTCACTGCCTGGAACGGCCTGATGCTGATCGCCTTTGCCGAAGCGGCTCGTTACCTGAAACGGCCGGACTACCTGCTGGCGGCCCAACGCAACGCCGATTTCCTGCTGACTCAGTTGCAGCCCACCGGCCGTTTGCTGCGCTCCTGGCGGGCCGGCCGGGCGGCCCACGACGCCTATCTGGAAGATCACGCCGCGTTGGGTCTTGGTCTGCTGGCGCTCTACCAGAGCGATCCGCAGCCGCGCTGGTTTGCCGAAGCCAAACGCCTGGCCGAGGACATGCTGGCGCACTTCAGCGACCCCAGCGGCGGCTTCTACGACACCCGCGACGACGCCGAAGCGCTGATCACCCGCCCCAAGGATGTGCAGGACAACGCCACGCCCAGTGGCAATGCCTTGGCGGGTACCCTGCTGCTGCAGCTAGCCGCTTACGAGGGCAACCACAGCTGGCGCCAGCAGGCAGAAAGCCTGCTGGCCAGCATTCTGCCCCAGGCAGTCCGCTATCCCACTGGTTTCGCCCAGTGGCTATGCGCAGCCCAGTTTGCTCTGGCCGAAGGGCGTGAGATTGCTCTCCTCGGCGGGTTGGCTGAACCCGCCACAGCTGCCCTGCAAGAGACCGTCTGGACTCGCTGGAGGCCTTTCGATGTGCTGGCCGCCAGCCCCGTTCCGGCGCCAGCCGGCAGCCCGGCGCTGCTCGCCGAGAGGCCTCTGGTGGACGGCCAGCCCAGTGCCTACGTTTGCCGGAACTTCGCCTGCCAACTGCCGGTTACCACGCCTGAGGCACTGGCAAAACAATTGGGCTCATAA
- a CDS encoding alpha/beta hydrolase: MAQGIQSKRITVDGVGVHCFHAGSGKETIILLHGAGVDSARLSWAEVIPLLAERYRVIAPDLPGYGASQRISGEYSLPFYTNIAKGVIEAFGGGPVILCGLSLGGGIALNTALTYPELVKVLIPVDAWGLSNKLPWHRLTYWYTRSKLNENIYKWTATPWMVRWSLEYNLISDKSKVTDEMVNEIVELMKAPNAGKAFMSFQKAEITPTGLTRDLSARFAEIQQPTLLIHGSHDAAVPLKDAIAASRQIADCELYVMEGGKHWPQKERPEEFANAVLSYLDRRLS, from the coding sequence ATGGCACAAGGAATTCAAAGCAAACGCATCACCGTAGACGGCGTGGGCGTGCACTGCTTCCACGCCGGCAGCGGCAAGGAGACCATCATCCTGCTGCACGGCGCCGGCGTGGATTCGGCCAGGCTTTCCTGGGCTGAAGTGATCCCCTTGCTGGCCGAGCGCTATCGCGTCATCGCCCCTGACCTGCCGGGATACGGCGCCAGCCAGCGCATCAGCGGTGAGTATTCGCTGCCCTTTTACACCAACATCGCCAAAGGGGTCATCGAAGCTTTCGGGGGTGGCCCGGTCATCCTGTGCGGTCTATCCCTGGGCGGCGGCATTGCCCTTAACACTGCCCTCACCTACCCGGAGCTGGTAAAGGTCCTTATACCGGTAGACGCCTGGGGATTGTCCAACAAACTGCCCTGGCATCGCTTGACTTATTGGTACACGCGCTCCAAGCTTAATGAAAACATCTACAAATGGACCGCGACACCTTGGATGGTGCGCTGGTCTCTGGAGTACAACCTGATCAGCGACAAGAGCAAAGTGACCGACGAGATGGTCAACGAGATCGTTGAACTGATGAAGGCGCCGAATGCTGGCAAAGCGTTTATGTCTTTCCAAAAAGCGGAGATCACCCCGACCGGTCTGACGCGAGACTTGTCAGCCAGGTTTGCAGAAATCCAACAGCCCACCCTCTTGATCCATGGCAGCCACGATGCGGCCGTGCCGCTCAAAGACGCCATTGCAGCCAGCCGACAAATCGCGGACTGCGAGCTGTACGTGATGGAAGGCGGCAAACATTGGCCGCAGAAAGAACGTCCCGAAGAGTTTGCCAACGCCGTGCTGTCTTACCTGGATAGAAGGTTGAGCTAG